The Candidatus Omnitrophota bacterium genomic interval GTCGATGTATGTTCTGTAATGAGCGGTCGTGTTGGCTACTTCGGAATAAGAGATATTACTTACAAGAAAACAAGATAGGGTTAGGAGCGATATGATCTTCCTCATTGACTCTCCTTATAAAAGTGGGAAAATATGTAAACTTTTTATAATATTAAAATGTTATAATATTTTATTCGAGTAAAGTCAATCGGGCTTTGCTGGCTTTTTGTTTCCTAAATAAAAGAGGGGGCAGCTTTAAGCTGCCCCCTCTTTTTCCACGGAAGATACAGTCGTAAGAACAACACTCTACACTTGCGTTATCTTCTACGCAACAAACCGCGCCTCTTCCCCTTTCTCGAGAACCCTTTACTCTGGAAAACGACCTTGGTCTCGAAGCTCTCGCTGGGGACCTCTGGGTGTTTCGAGACCGGGAGTTGCGCGTTTATAAGCCTCTCAATGCTTCGTATATCGTTACCCTGGTCAGGCGTGGCGAAAGATATGGCCCGCCCTTCGTGTCCGGCTCGACCGGTGCGCCCTATTCTATGAACGTAATTTTCCGAATCGTCCGGAAGATCATAATTTATTACCGTTTCGATACCGATCACATCTATGCCTCTTGCCGCGATATCGGTCGCCACAAGTACGCGGTATCTGCCGGATTTAAAACCTTCCAGCGCTTCTTTTCTCTGGGCAAGCGTGCGGTCCGAATGTATCTCCGCCGCTTTATGCCCCATTTCCTTTATCTGTCGCTTGATCTTGGCCGCGCCCCTTTTAGTGCGCGCGAAAAGCAGCACCGAGCCGCGATATTGATCGAGCAATTTAGCCAGGATCTTCTTCTTGTCCTCTTTCTTCACTATGAAGAGCTCCTGGATGATCTTTTCCGCCGTTGTTCCCGATGTCGCTATCTCTATGTGCACCGGGAGTTTCATGTGGGCCGTACCTATCGACACTATTTCCCCGGGTATCGTCGCCGAAAAAAGCATGGTCTGCCTTTTTTGCGGGACAAACCTGAGAATACGTTCTATATCCGGCTTGAACCCCATATCCAACATCCTATCGGCCTCGTCCAGTATTAATATGCTGACATCGTTCACCCGAAGCGTTGCCTGGTTCATATGGTCGATAAGCCTGCCGGGCGTGGCAATGATGACCCGCGGGTTCTTCTTCAACGCGCTCAACTGGGAATGCATCGACACTCCGCCTATGATCACCGCGGTCTTTATCCCGAATGGCGACGCGATCTTCCGGAACGTCTCATCCACCTGGATGGCCAGTTCCCTTGTGGGCACAAGCACCAGGCACCGGCCTTTCTCGCAGGACAACCGCTGTATGACCGGTATAGCGAAAGCCAGTGTCTTCCCCGTACCCGTCTGGGCGACACCGATTATATCCGCTCCCTCTATCGCCACGGGTATCGCCTTGTGCTGGATAGGGGTCGGTTTTGTGAACTTCAGACGGTCCAGTTCTTCCAATATTTTTGGAGCAATGCCCATACCGTCAAATGAGGCATTTGTTATCAGTTCTTTCGTCATAATATCTTTACACCTTACCTTTTTGTTCCATACCGCGGCCGGGAACACTCCCGTCCGCGGTATGTTCTTTTCTAGTATCTCCCGAAGGTCCGCCTCGGTTTTTCCTTCTGAGGCTTTGCTTCATTAACATTTATATTTCGTCCATCCATCGAACTGAGATTGAGCGCTTCCGCGGCGGCTTCCGCCTCGGCCGGGCTTGACATTTCGACGAACCCGAATCCCTTGTTCGGTATGATATTCACGGATTTTACCGTGCCGTACTGGGCGAACAGGTCCTGCAGCTGGATATTATCCACGCTGTAACTCAGGTTACCTACGAACAATTTACTTCCTTGCATCTCTCCTCCTTATTTTTGCTTCAATTTCTCGTCTATATAAGATATCAGTTCCCCTACGGTCTTTAAGTCATCCCCCTCCTTGCCCGGTATACGGATATCGAACTCTTCCTCCAATATCGACAAAGCCTCGATGATATCAAGCGAATCCGCCCCCAGGTCATCGGTTATCCTCGCGTTCTCCGTTACCTTTTCCTCCTTTATCTCCAGCTGTCGGGCAATGATACCCTTTATTTTTTTTGCCGTATCTGACATGTGTCCCCCGAATGTTCGTTCGTCATAAAACCATTTCTCTCGAGTTCTTCCACGGCCCCGGAGACCACCTCGTCTATCAGTTCTTTTACGGACACTATTTCCTTGATCCGAGAAACGTTGGTACCGGCGAGCACTACGGCGTTATCGATATCGCCTTCAACCGCGTCTATTAACGCCTTGGCTATACAGAACTGGACGGTCGCGGGATCGCACGTCCTAAGACATCTATAATTACAATTGAACGTTTTTCTCTCCCCGCGCAATACCTCATCAAGGAACCTCGTCTTGATCGCCTTCGCCGGCATACCCACCGGGCTCTGTATGAAAACGAGGTCTTCCTCTTCCGCGTTGATATAAAGTTCCTTGAACTCATCCGCGGCCGTGCATTCATGCGTAGCCACGAACCTTGTCCCCATTTGTACGCCCTTGGCCCCCATCTTCAGGACCCTGGCGATATCCTTTCCGTCAAAGATGCCGCCCGCGGCTATTACGGGTATGTTCTTCCCGTATTTTTTCTCGTACTTGTCGGTCACGGCCAGGATATCTTCCAGCGCGTCCTCCAGCAAAGGTTTCTCCTTTAGCTCCCCCTTAAGGTTTTCCAGTTCCTCAAGGCTGTATCCGGCTATATGCCCGCCCGACATCGGGCCTTCAACCACGAAAGCGTCTGGCAAACGATCGTAACGCCGTTTCCACGTCTTGATCAGGAGCTCCGCGCCTCTTGCCGAAGCGATAAGGGGTATTAATTTCGCGGAAGACTCCCCCGCGAATTCAGGCATACTTATCGGGAGTCCCGCCCCCGAAATGATATAATCAACCCCTTCTTGCGCCGCCGTCCTTACCATATCCTCATAGTTGCTGAGGGCCACCATGATATTCACGCCTATTACGCCATCAGACAGGTCCCGGGCTTTCCTTATTTCCATTTTCAGGTGTTCACGCGATGACTTGGGCACATCGGCCCTGTTCTCTTCGGTGTCCGGCGGTAACCCCACGCTCGCGATGGTACCACCCGCGCCACAATTCGCGACCGCGGCCGCTAAATATGAAGCGGATACCCTTACACCCATGCCTCCCTGTATAATAGGCACATCAATACAAAGATCTCCGATAACGAGCGGAGCAAGCCTGTTTTTCATTATTTCCCTCTTGTAGCGCCTCCGCGCTACTGTAAATTGCGATTAATCTGCTGAGTGGCTTCTAATCGAATAAGAAAGGTGTGAAAACATGAGCATCCTCGGGAGCGTCTATGAGGATATATCCAAAAGATTCAAACGCGAAAAGAGGCCGATCGCCTCCAATTAAGGTCGATTATACCACAAAGGCCACCCCGTCACAACATAAACCGGCAAATATCTTTGTAAGGGCCGTGGGGCTGGGATCAAGTCGTTTTTTATGCATGGTGCGCCGCAAAACCTGTCTGGGGGAGTCAGGACACACGAATTGGAAAGGGATCACCTCATTCTTTCATCTGTCCGTCCAAAAAGTCCAAAAGTAACCGCAACGATCTTTTCATGTCTTCAACTTTATCTTTTCCCAGGCTCTCGGACAATTTCTCCGAGAACTCTTTATGTCCGGTAAAAAGCTTGTCCAACGTTCCCTTTCCCCGTTCGGTAATGGTGACCATGACCTTGCGCCTGTCCTCCGGGGAATAGCCCCTTTCGACCATCTCTTTTTTTACCAGCTTGTTCATCAAGCTTGTCACGCCCGCGTGTGTTATCAGGAGTTCATCCCTTATCTCTGACATCGACAGCGTATCACAGTGCTGCAGGAGCATCAAGACCTGGTATTGGGAAAAAGTCAGCCCATAACTTTTAAGGTGTCTGCTCGCGTTCACGTACACTTTCTTGGCGATCTCCCTCAAAAAGTATGTTATGCTTTGTTTTTTCATGGTAAAACCCCTCAAACACGGGCTAAAGACTCGATCGCCTCCATCTCATTCGGAAAAATACTTATGACCGGCCTGAGCCCCAGGATATCCCGGTAGACCAGGAACTCTTTTGTCGCGTTTATGATGATCAGTTTTTTATTATTCGACTTTAATTCCGCGAAAAGGTTGACCAGCACCGCCAGGGTAGCGCAATCGACGCGACCGACATCCATGAAATCAATTATGATATGCTTATCGAACCTCTCGCCCTGGCTCTTTTTCTGTTCCCTTGCCCCGGGAATGGTCGACGCGTCCAGCGCCCCCTTAAGCCTGACAATGATGTACTCATCCATTTCTTTTATCTCTTTTATGCAGATAAGGTCACTTTCCCTTATGTGCCCTCCCCTTATGGCCACGTTAAGCCGGATCAGGCCTACTTCCAGTATTTCTTCCACCTTGCCCCTGATCATATCCGCCAGCTTATCCTTATCCGACATTCGTCTTCTTTCTCCTCTTCGAGATGAATTTAACGGCCTTTTCCGTAGAATAAAAGATCACCGGCGTGTACAGGAACGTGAATATTATCGACGCCGTCATGCCGCCGATAATGACCCCGGCCATGGAATATTTGAGCGGTGATATCATATAAAGCTGGGGAACAACACCCAGGATGATCGCGATGGACGTCATGAGTATCGCCTTGAACTTCTCGCTGGCCCCGAACCACAACGCTTCCTTAAGCTCCACGCCTTCTTCTATCTTAAGGATAGTAAAATCCAGGAGCAATATGGAATTGTTGACGACCAGACCGACCAGCATTATTATCGCGAGCATCGACGCGATATTGATCGATATACCGAAAAAGAAGAACATCAGGAAAACCCCGATGAACGACGTCGCTATGGACACGATTATCGATATGGGCCTCGTCATCGAATCCAATATCGCGCACAAAAGCATGAACGTCAATATTACCGCCAGGAGAAAGGCTTTTCCGATCTCCTGACCGCTCTCGTCCTGGTGTTCCGCCATCTCGACGAACTTATATCCATACCCCTCAGGCAGGCCCAGCTTGGCGAACTCCACGTCGGCTACTTCCCTTACCAGCCCCAGGGCGCCCTTGCCAAGAGTACCGTCCAGCCTTATTACCCGTTCCCTGTCCCGGTGTTTTATCTGAGGTACCGCTTTATCATAAACGATATCGCCGAGTTCCGTGATCGGTATCATGCCTTTTTTGGTTATCACGTCTATCTGGCTGATATCCTGGAGCGTCTCGGCGTAGTCTTCGTCAAGTTCGACGTTTATCTTATACTCCTCGCCTTTTTCCTTATATGTGTTAGAGTCGTCACCATAAATAGCCGCCCTCAACATATATCCTACCTGGGAGTTCGATACTCCATAAGTGGTCAGTTTTTTCTGGTCAGGAATGAACTTTATTTCTTTTTTCGGATTTTTATATGACGAAACGATCGCCCTGAAATACCCCGTTCCCAACAGAATATCCTTCATCCTTTCCGAATAAGTTATCAATTTGTCATAATCATCACCGAACACGTTTATAGACACATCGGCATCCCACCTGGCGCTGCGGGTAACGTCTATTTCGGCATCTGGTATATCCGCCATGAAAGGCAACAACTCGTTTATTATGTCATTGTCGCTTCTTTTCCTTTCAGACAAAGGTACCAGGGATATCTTGACGTTACAGTTCTCGACCCCGTTCTCGCCTATATTGGTAAGATAACTTTCCATTTCAGGTATCTGTTCGACCCTTCTCTCTATGATCTCAGCCACTCCAAGGGTCTTGTCCACGGTGGAGCCCTGCGGCATTACAACGGAGATATTCACCTCGTCCTGGTCGTATGTCGGCATGAACTCATTATCTATGAACGGCATTATGAACCTGAGCGCCCAGAAAAGTATGAACATGCTCAGGATCGTCCTCCCCGGATATTTCATCGTAGCGTCGAAGATCTCTTTATAAGCCCTTTTCATGGCCTCGACAACCGCATCGACCCCTTTCACCACCCACATAACAGGCCGGAAGAAACCCTTACCGGTCGAGGCGCCCAGCCCGGGTTCTTTCCTCATAAGAAGTCCGCACAGCATAGGCGTCAAAGTAAAGGAGTTTATCAGCGAGAATATGGTGGCATAAACTACCGTGAGCCCGAATGAGCGCATGAACTCCCCGACTATCCCGCCCATCATCGCGATAGGCGTGAAAACGACAAGATTCGTACCGGTAGCGGCAAGGACCGCTACGGCCACTTCTTTCGTCCCCGATACGGCAGCCTGCCTGGGATCGTCGCCTTTTTCTAGGTGCTTAAGCACGTTCTCCACGATAACTATAGCGTTAGCGATCAACGTCCCCAGACAAGTCGCTATCGCCAGGAGCGTCATGGAATTAATGGTGAACCCGGAGCCGGACACCAGCATCATGGTGGATATAAGTGATGTCGGGATAACAACAGCCGCTATGAACGTTATTTTGGCCCTGCCCGTAAAGATAAAGAGGATTATAACGGTCAGCAGGATACCTATGAAGATATTGTTGATCGTGTCATTCGTCTCCTCGATTATAACGTCCGTCGTATCATTGGCGATCTCAAGGGACATTCCATCCGGCAGCGACTTGTTGAATTCCGGAAACTTCTTCCTGATATCCCTGGATATCTGCACCGCGTTCCCGTCCGATACCTTTTTCACGGACAGGCCGACGACATCCTTGCCGTTGAACCTCGCGTAAGTATCGACCTTCTTGAACCCGTCCTCAACATCGGCTACGTTCCCGATCTTCAGACTTACTCCGTCCCGGGATGTTATCATCATATCCCGTATGGCATCGACATCCTCGAACTCGCCCACAAAACGCACACTGGTAGATGTGTTCTTCTCTTCCAGAAGCCCGCTCGGGACGTTGCTATTGGTGGCTTTTACCTTTTCTACGATGTCATATATAGTGATATAATTCTGCCTCATCAGGGCCGGGTCAGCCACGATATTTATCTGTCTTTCCTTACCTCCATAAATATCAACTTTTGCCACACCTTCCATGGAAGATATCTTTGCCTTCAGGACTTTGTCGGCGTATTCATACAGGTCACGGCTGTTATACTTATCACTTATGAGCACAAGGTCCATTACCGGCTCCATAAGCGGGTCGTATTTCTCTATTATGGGCTTTTCAATGGAATCAGGAAGATCGTTGAGGATACCCTCGACCTTATCCTTGACCTCTATGGATTTGATGTTCACGTCCGTCCCGAGGAAGAACTGCACATACACATATCCGAAGTTCTCATAAGAATCGCTCTGGATCTTCTCTATCGATGATATCTCGGATACAGCGTCCTCTATCTCATTGATGACCTGGGTTTCCACCTCCAAGGGCGTCGCCCCGGGATACTCGACCTTTATCGTAATGATCGGAAAGTCTATCTTGGGGTCCGCCTCTATCGGTATCTCCAGATAAGAAACGAGGCCAAGAATGACAAAGAACAGGACGAACATTATCGTCGTGACCGGACGTTTAACAAAAAATTCTATCATTTTCCCCTCACTGTTCGTCTATATCCCTGACCTTGTCGAACTGGGCCAGTTGTTTATGTCCCTCCACTATGACCAGGTCACCTTCGTTTATACCTTTAGCGACCACCGCCATGTTCCCGTATCTTTCCCCTACCTCCACCTCTTCGCGAACCGCCTTACCATCGACCATTTTCCACAGGTACTCCCCGCCCTCGTCTATATCGATAACGTTGTTAGAGACGGCAAAGCATTCATCATCAGACCTGTTCTCGATATACGCGACTATCTTGTCCTCTCCGCCAAGCGCCTTGCTCATGTCTACCCGGATCTTGTATAATCCGGCGTTCATGTCCCTGTCTTCACCAACCTCGTTGACCGTTCCATACTTCTCATGGCCGTTATTGAACATGTACACATCCTGTCCCACCTTGACCTTCTCCCTGACCTCGGATGTTACATATCCGTAAAAAAGACCGTCATCTTCCCTCACCAAAGTTAATTTCTGGTCCTTGACGATCGGGCATCTCACCGCTTTCCGGGTCCTTACCGGCTTCCCTTCCTTCTCCCACAAAGACGTTATGGTCACTATGTCCTTTGTCCTTTCATAGGTCACCATGCCCCTCTGCCTTATTACCAGGGCGATAAGCACGCAAAAAACGGCCAAATATACGAACATTCTTTTTTTGTTCTTCATCTTATATCCTTACACTGGTTAATCTGTCTATCTCGGCTTTCGTGGCCTTTATACCATATATCGTGGCTTCCCGTTTCAATTTCTCGTTCGTAAGCATAAGTTCGGCGTCGTTAAGCTCCAGGAGTGACACCTGCCCGGACGAGAACAGCTCCTGGAAAAGACTGAACGTTCTTTCCGCCAGATCGACCGCCTTGTTATTGGCTTCCAGCGTCTTTATATATTCATTGTACTCACTGATAGCGTTACCTAGCGCCAGCACCAGGTCCTTCCTGGCCTTTTTGAGATCCAGGTCGGCGTTCTCCTTGTCCAGCCTCGCCTGGTTGAGCCTGGCCTGCCTGGCCCCGCCTTCCCATATCGGGACATCTACTTTCACCCCCATGATACCGAACTGGTCCATCTGGTCCTTATTCCCTATATACGCCTTTTTAGCACTGTCACTCTGCCCCGCG includes:
- a CDS encoding DEAD/DEAH box helicase yields the protein MTKELITNASFDGMGIAPKILEELDRLKFTKPTPIQHKAIPVAIEGADIIGVAQTGTGKTLAFAIPVIQRLSCEKGRCLVLVPTRELAIQVDETFRKIASPFGIKTAVIIGGVSMHSQLSALKKNPRVIIATPGRLIDHMNQATLRVNDVSILILDEADRMLDMGFKPDIERILRFVPQKRQTMLFSATIPGEIVSIGTAHMKLPVHIEIATSGTTAEKIIQELFIVKKEDKKKILAKLLDQYRGSVLLFARTKRGAAKIKRQIKEMGHKAAEIHSDRTLAQRKEALEGFKSGRYRVLVATDIAARGIDVIGIETVINYDLPDDSENYVHRIGRTGRAGHEGRAISFATPDQGNDIRSIERLINAQLPVSKHPEVPSESFETKVVFQSKGFSRKGKRRGLLRRR
- a CDS encoding RNA-binding protein translates to MQGSKLFVGNLSYSVDNIQLQDLFAQYGTVKSVNIIPNKGFGFVEMSSPAEAEAAAEALNLSSMDGRNINVNEAKPQKEKPRRTFGRY
- the acpP gene encoding acyl carrier protein gives rise to the protein MSDTAKKIKGIIARQLEIKEEKVTENARITDDLGADSLDIIEALSILEEEFDIRIPGKEGDDLKTVGELISYIDEKLKQK
- a CDS encoding nitronate monooxygenase family protein, whose translation is MKNRLAPLVIGDLCIDVPIIQGGMGVRVSASYLAAAVANCGAGGTIASVGLPPDTEENRADVPKSSREHLKMEIRKARDLSDGVIGVNIMVALSNYEDMVRTAAQEGVDYIISGAGLPISMPEFAGESSAKLIPLIASARGAELLIKTWKRRYDRLPDAFVVEGPMSGGHIAGYSLEELENLKGELKEKPLLEDALEDILAVTDKYEKKYGKNIPVIAAGGIFDGKDIARVLKMGAKGVQMGTRFVATHECTAADEFKELYINAEEEDLVFIQSPVGMPAKAIKTRFLDEVLRGERKTFNCNYRCLRTCDPATVQFCIAKALIDAVEGDIDNAVVLAGTNVSRIKEIVSVKELIDEVVSGAVEELERNGFMTNEHSGDTCQIRQKK
- a CDS encoding MarR family transcriptional regulator, whose protein sequence is MKKQSITYFLREIAKKVYVNASRHLKSYGLTFSQYQVLMLLQHCDTLSMSEIRDELLITHAGVTSLMNKLVKKEMVERGYSPEDRRKVMVTITERGKGTLDKLFTGHKEFSEKLSESLGKDKVEDMKRSLRLLLDFLDGQMKE
- a CDS encoding STAS domain-containing protein, giving the protein MSDKDKLADMIRGKVEEILEVGLIRLNVAIRGGHIRESDLICIKEIKEMDEYIIVRLKGALDASTIPGAREQKKSQGERFDKHIIIDFMDVGRVDCATLAVLVNLFAELKSNNKKLIIINATKEFLVYRDILGLRPVISIFPNEMEAIESLARV
- a CDS encoding efflux RND transporter permease subunit: MIEFFVKRPVTTIMFVLFFVILGLVSYLEIPIEADPKIDFPIITIKVEYPGATPLEVETQVINEIEDAVSEISSIEKIQSDSYENFGYVYVQFFLGTDVNIKSIEVKDKVEGILNDLPDSIEKPIIEKYDPLMEPVMDLVLISDKYNSRDLYEYADKVLKAKISSMEGVAKVDIYGGKERQINIVADPALMRQNYITIYDIVEKVKATNSNVPSGLLEEKNTSTSVRFVGEFEDVDAIRDMMITSRDGVSLKIGNVADVEDGFKKVDTYARFNGKDVVGLSVKKVSDGNAVQISRDIRKKFPEFNKSLPDGMSLEIANDTTDVIIEETNDTINNIFIGILLTVIILFIFTGRAKITFIAAVVIPTSLISTMMLVSGSGFTINSMTLLAIATCLGTLIANAIVIVENVLKHLEKGDDPRQAAVSGTKEVAVAVLAATGTNLVVFTPIAMMGGIVGEFMRSFGLTVVYATIFSLINSFTLTPMLCGLLMRKEPGLGASTGKGFFRPVMWVVKGVDAVVEAMKRAYKEIFDATMKYPGRTILSMFILFWALRFIMPFIDNEFMPTYDQDEVNISVVMPQGSTVDKTLGVAEIIERRVEQIPEMESYLTNIGENGVENCNVKISLVPLSERKRSDNDIINELLPFMADIPDAEIDVTRSARWDADVSINVFGDDYDKLITYSERMKDILLGTGYFRAIVSSYKNPKKEIKFIPDQKKLTTYGVSNSQVGYMLRAAIYGDDSNTYKEKGEEYKINVELDEDYAETLQDISQIDVITKKGMIPITELGDIVYDKAVPQIKHRDRERVIRLDGTLGKGALGLVREVADVEFAKLGLPEGYGYKFVEMAEHQDESGQEIGKAFLLAVILTFMLLCAILDSMTRPISIIVSIATSFIGVFLMFFFFGISINIASMLAIIMLVGLVVNNSILLLDFTILKIEEGVELKEALWFGASEKFKAILMTSIAIILGVVPQLYMISPLKYSMAGVIIGGMTASIIFTFLYTPVIFYSTEKAVKFISKRRKKTNVG